In Cryptomeria japonica chromosome 10, Sugi_1.0, whole genome shotgun sequence, a genomic segment contains:
- the LOC131036353 gene encoding UBP1-associated protein 2B → MAKKRKVQEQASVKVEPQESEQNNNGDEGEGEITKLLEPFSKDQLIAILCEAAMKKPNTLKSIRKLADKDLAHRKIFVHGLGWDATSDIVKASFAEHGEIEDCTVINDKATGKCKGYGFVTFKHMDAAQRSLKEPTKKIGSRMVNCQMACTGPTPPQPVKDFVGRKIYVSPVPADVSADKLLKHFVKYGEIEEGPLGFDKQSGKSKGYALFIYKTAEGARKALEEPNKTIDGHAMNCKRATENKKQKSNVPSLVTGPLDPNDLALTHGKGSILGSAAAAQGLLGGAFPFNQGFNAAFLASQNQNFGGLNTGLVGSINPSLVASLNPSSLGSGSGYGTHPSIGGYGAGEGSVNAGVHGLYGSQAGALQGGLTGYQTSQLSQSAALPRTSQGGGSSLGGMPSYLPY, encoded by the coding sequence ATGGCGAAGAAGCGAAAGGTTCAAGAGCAAGCGTCCGTAAAAGTCGAACCACAAGAAAGTGAACAGAACAACAATGGGGACGAGGGGGAGGGAGAAATTACAAAGCTGCTGGAGCCCTTTAGCAAAGATCAGCTCATCGCCATACTTTGCGAGGCCGCCATGAAAAAACCAAACACACTGAAAAGCATTCGAAAGCTCGCAGACAAAGACCTCGCGCACAGGAAAATCTTTGTCCACGGCCTCGGCTGGGACGCCACATCGGACATCGTGAAAGCGTCCTTTGCCGAACACGGCGAGATTGAGGACTGCACAGTCATCAACGACAAAGCCACCGGGAAATGCAAGGGCTACGGCTTCGTTACCTTCAAGCATATGGACGCCGCGCAGAGGTCTTTGAAGGAGCCCACCAAGAAAATCGGCAGCAGGATGGTCAACTGTCAGATGGCCTGCACCGGCCCGACGCCACCCCAGCCAGTGAAGGACTTCGTTGGACGGAAAATTTATGTGAGTCCCGTTCCTGCTGATGTAAGTGCTGATAAGCTTCTGAAGCATTTTGTAAAGTATGGGGAAATAGAAGAAGGGCCGCTAGGGTTTGATAAGCAGTCCGGAAAATCGAAAGGGTATGCTCTTTTTATTTATAAGACAGCGGAAGGTGCCAGAAAGGCTCTGGAGGAGCCCAACAAGACTATTGATGGCCATGCCATGAATTGCAAGCGAGCCACCGAGAATAAAAAGCAGAAGAGTAATGTGCCGTCTTTGGTTACAGGGCCTCTGGACCCTAATGATCTTGCTTTGACCCACGGTAAGGGTTCGATTCTAGGGTCTGCCGCGGCGGCCCAGGGTTTATTGGGCGGGGCATTTCCGTTTAATCAGGGATTCAATGCTGCCTTTTTGGCTAGTCAAAATCAGAACTTTGGTGGCTTGAACACGGGGCTTGTTGGTTCCATTAATCCTTCCCTGGTGGCTTCCTTGAATCCGTCTTCGCTGGGCTCTGGCAGTGGTTATGGAACCCACCCGAGCATTGGGGGTTATGGTGCTGGAGAGGGCAGTGTTAATGCCGGGGTGCATGGGCTTTACGGTTCGCAGGCGGGAGCTCTGCAAGGTGGATTAACTGGCTATCAAACTTCGCAGTTGAGCCAATCTGCCGCTTTGCCTAGAACGTCGCAGGGAGGAGGCAGCTCGTTGGGAGGAATGCCATCATACCTGCCATATTAG